One region of Pseudomonas sp. B21-040 genomic DNA includes:
- a CDS encoding PAS domain S-box protein — MNAFPIGSDAQALIARLDWTRTPLGAAGTWPQSLRTAVDIVIHSPMPMLLLWGPQLTQIYNDGFALLAGSKHPHAFGQPTHQIWPDLQDFTDPIYSAVLQGQVRTYSEQRFTLQRDGADSDFWLDLTYSPIRDESAEVAGILVTAIETNERRRIALELEQRSAASLKAQRETEQRLQLALAATDAVGTWDWDIGEDRFLADAHFAQLHGVNPELAGQLPISEYLHGVHPEDRAMIARSIKHCITHGTEYAEEYRLLQPDGQLRWVFARGRCYKDHHGRPMRFLGAALDLTERKHTEQALRQSQTELQLIINAMPILISYVDSEERFRLNNSAYLDWYGLTPQELFGKTIREVLGDEAYALRAEYIGEALKGKPCSFSISTPHRDGSLRQALMNYLPRHGADGAVNGFYIFVIDETERKQTEEALRNLNETLEERVAARTQQLAEANQRLQNEMVERERAEDALRHAQKMEAVGQLTGGIAHDFNNMLTGIIGSLDLMQRYIADGRTAEIGRFTEAAVSSANRAAALTHRLLAFSRRQSLDRKPLNANELVRSLEDLLSRTKGDHIELKLQLADEVWSISTDVSQLENALLNLVINARDAMPGGGELLIETANVYLDGSDITTVEPVKAGDYVMIAVSDNGTGMTPSVLAKAFDPFFTTKPIGQGTGLGLSMIYGFAQQSGGHVSLFSLPGQGTSVRLYLPRLHAMEPQDVLTPVTGEAPAAIAGETVVLVEDDPAVRMLVLDLLKELGYHAYEAEDATTALPLLESDLRVDLLVTDVGLPGMNGRQLAEIARQHRPGLKVLFMTGYAETAAERQGFLEEGMDMVAKPFSIDLLANKIRTMIGQPD; from the coding sequence ATGAACGCATTCCCCATCGGCAGCGATGCCCAGGCCTTGATTGCCAGGCTGGACTGGACACGCACCCCATTGGGCGCGGCCGGCACCTGGCCACAGAGCCTGCGCACCGCCGTGGATATCGTGATCCACTCACCGATGCCAATGCTGTTGCTGTGGGGTCCGCAACTGACACAGATTTACAACGATGGCTTCGCCCTCCTCGCCGGCAGCAAGCATCCACACGCTTTCGGACAGCCGACGCATCAAATCTGGCCAGATCTCCAGGACTTTACCGACCCGATTTACAGCGCTGTCCTACAGGGCCAGGTACGCACCTACAGCGAACAGCGCTTTACCTTGCAGCGTGACGGTGCGGATTCCGACTTCTGGCTGGATTTGACCTACAGCCCGATCCGCGATGAAAGCGCCGAGGTCGCCGGAATCCTGGTCACCGCCATTGAAACCAACGAACGCCGCCGTATCGCGCTGGAGCTTGAACAGCGCTCAGCCGCGAGCCTCAAGGCCCAGCGCGAAACCGAGCAACGCCTGCAACTGGCTTTGGCCGCCACCGACGCGGTCGGCACCTGGGATTGGGACATCGGCGAAGACCGTTTCCTCGCCGATGCCCATTTCGCCCAACTGCACGGCGTCAACCCGGAACTGGCCGGGCAGTTACCCATCAGCGAGTACTTGCACGGCGTGCACCCCGAAGACCGGGCGATGATCGCGCGCAGCATCAAGCACTGCATCACCCATGGCACCGAGTACGCCGAGGAGTATCGCCTGCTGCAACCCGACGGCCAGTTGCGCTGGGTGTTTGCCCGGGGTCGTTGCTATAAGGATCACCATGGCCGGCCGATGCGTTTTCTCGGGGCGGCGCTGGACCTTACCGAGCGCAAACACACCGAACAGGCGCTGCGCCAAAGCCAGACCGAGCTGCAACTGATCATCAATGCCATGCCGATCCTGATCAGCTACGTCGACAGTGAAGAGCGTTTTCGCCTGAACAATTCCGCCTACCTGGACTGGTACGGCCTGACGCCCCAAGAGCTCTTTGGCAAAACCATTCGTGAAGTGCTGGGTGACGAGGCCTATGCGTTGCGCGCCGAATACATCGGCGAAGCCCTGAAGGGCAAGCCCTGCAGTTTCAGTATCAGCACGCCACACCGTGACGGCAGCCTGCGCCAGGCGCTGATGAATTACCTGCCGCGCCACGGTGCGGACGGCGCGGTGAATGGTTTCTACATTTTTGTAATCGACGAAACCGAGCGCAAGCAGACCGAGGAAGCCTTGCGCAACCTCAACGAAACCCTGGAAGAGCGCGTCGCCGCCCGCACACAGCAGTTGGCCGAAGCCAACCAGCGTCTGCAGAACGAGATGGTCGAACGCGAGCGTGCCGAGGACGCCTTGCGTCATGCACAGAAAATGGAGGCCGTCGGCCAACTCACCGGCGGTATCGCCCATGACTTCAACAACATGCTCACCGGGATCATCGGCAGTCTCGACCTGATGCAGCGCTACATCGCCGACGGGCGTACTGCCGAGATTGGCCGTTTTACCGAAGCCGCCGTGTCCTCGGCCAACCGCGCCGCCGCGCTGACCCATCGCCTGCTGGCGTTCTCCCGTCGCCAGTCACTGGATCGCAAGCCGCTCAATGCCAACGAGCTGGTGCGTTCGCTGGAGGATTTGCTCAGCCGGACCAAGGGCGACCACATCGAGCTCAAACTGCAACTGGCCGATGAAGTCTGGTCGATCAGCACCGACGTCAGCCAACTGGAAAATGCCCTGCTCAACCTGGTGATCAACGCCCGCGATGCGATGCCCGGTGGCGGCGAACTGCTGATCGAAACGGCGAATGTTTACCTCGACGGCAGCGACATCACCACGGTGGAACCGGTCAAGGCCGGGGACTACGTGATGATCGCCGTCAGCGACAACGGCACCGGCATGACACCGTCGGTATTGGCCAAGGCGTTCGACCCGTTCTTCACCACCAAGCCCATCGGCCAGGGCACCGGCCTGGGGTTGTCGATGATTTACGGCTTCGCCCAGCAATCGGGCGGGCATGTCAGCCTGTTCAGCTTGCCGGGCCAGGGCACCAGCGTGCGCCTGTATTTGCCACGCCTGCACGCCATGGAACCGCAGGACGTGCTGACGCCGGTGACGGGCGAGGCACCCGCAGCGATTGCCGGGGAAACCGTGGTGTTGGTGGAAGATGATCCGGCGGTGCGCATGCTGGTGCTCGATCTGCTCAAAGAGCTGGGTTACCACGCTTACGAAGCCGAAGATGCGACAACGGCCCTGCCCTTGCTGGAATCTGATTTGCGCGTCGACCTGCTGGTGACCGATGTCGGGCTGCCGGGCATGAACGGACGGCAGCTGGCAGAGATCGCCCGCCAGCATCGCCCGGGACTGAAAGTGCTGTTCATGACCGGTTACGCGGAAACAGCCGCCGAACGCCAGGGGTTCCTCGAAGAAGGCATGGACATGGTCGCCAAGCCTTTTTCCATTGATCTGCTGGCCAACAAGATTCGCACGATGATCGGCCAACCGGACTGA
- a CDS encoding GntP family permease — protein MSVIIALAALALLMLAAYRGYSVILFAPIAALGAVLLTDPSAVAPAFTGVFMEKMVGFIKLYFPVFLLGAVFGKLIELSGFSRSIVAAAIRLLGTRQAMLVIVLVCALLTYGGVSLFVVVFAVYPFAAEMFRQSNIPKRLIPATIALGAFSFTMDALPGTPQIQNIIPSTFFNTTAWAAPWLGVIGAIFVFCAGMLFLQRQRNKAQLAGEGYGTELRNEPETAADIKLPNPWIALSPLLAVGIMNLLFTQWIPQWYGKTHSLALPGMAAPVTTDIAKLTAIWAVQAALLVGIIMVLVFGFQAIRGKLAEGSRSAVSGSLLAAMNTASEYGFGAVIASLPGFLVLADWLKSIPNPLVNEAITVTLLAGITGSASGGMSIALAAMANDFIAAAHAANIPLEVLHRVAAMASGGMDTLPHNGAVITLLAVTGLTHREAYKDIFCITLIKTLAVFVVIGTFYATGIV, from the coding sequence ATGAGTGTGATCATTGCCTTGGCAGCGCTCGCGCTGTTGATGCTGGCTGCTTACCGTGGCTATAGCGTTATCCTTTTTGCTCCGATTGCCGCCCTCGGCGCCGTCCTGCTCACTGACCCTTCCGCCGTCGCCCCAGCCTTTACCGGGGTGTTCATGGAGAAAATGGTCGGCTTCATCAAACTGTATTTCCCGGTGTTCCTGCTCGGCGCGGTGTTCGGCAAACTGATCGAGTTGTCCGGCTTCTCGCGCTCCATCGTCGCCGCTGCTATTCGCCTGCTCGGCACGCGCCAGGCGATGCTGGTGATTGTGCTGGTCTGCGCCCTGCTGACATACGGCGGCGTGTCGCTGTTTGTGGTGGTCTTCGCGGTGTATCCGTTTGCCGCCGAAATGTTCCGCCAGAGCAACATCCCCAAGCGTTTGATCCCGGCAACCATCGCCCTCGGCGCATTCTCGTTCACCATGGACGCCCTGCCCGGCACTCCGCAAATACAGAACATCATCCCCAGCACCTTCTTCAACACGACCGCGTGGGCGGCGCCGTGGTTGGGTGTGATCGGCGCGATCTTCGTGTTCTGCGCGGGCATGCTGTTTCTTCAGCGCCAGCGCAACAAGGCTCAGCTTGCCGGTGAAGGTTATGGCACCGAACTGCGCAACGAGCCGGAAACTGCTGCCGACATCAAGCTGCCCAACCCGTGGATCGCCCTGTCGCCGCTACTGGCCGTCGGCATCATGAACCTGCTGTTTACCCAGTGGATTCCGCAGTGGTACGGCAAGACCCACAGCCTCGCGCTGCCGGGTATGGCGGCGCCGGTCACCACCGATATCGCCAAGCTCACCGCGATTTGGGCGGTTCAGGCAGCCTTGCTGGTCGGCATCATCATGGTGCTGGTGTTCGGCTTCCAGGCGATTCGCGGCAAGTTGGCTGAAGGCAGCCGAAGTGCAGTCAGCGGTTCGTTGCTCGCGGCGATGAACACCGCTTCGGAATACGGCTTCGGCGCGGTGATCGCATCGTTGCCAGGCTTCCTGGTGCTGGCCGACTGGCTCAAGAGCATCCCCAACCCACTGGTCAATGAAGCGATTACCGTGACCTTGCTGGCCGGCATCACCGGTTCTGCGTCGGGCGGCATGAGCATTGCGCTGGCGGCCATGGCCAATGACTTCATCGCCGCTGCCCATGCAGCCAACATTCCGCTGGAAGTGCTGCACCGTGTGGCCGCGATGGCCAGTGGCGGCATGGACACCTTGCCGCACAACGGCGCCGTGATCACGTTGCTGGCGGTCACCGGCCTGACGCACCGCGAGGCCTACAAAGACATTTTCTGTATTACGCTGATCAAGACCCTGGCGGTCTTCGTGGTCATCGGCACTTTCTACGCCACTGGCATTGTGTGA
- a CDS encoding acetoacetate--CoA ligase, whose protein sequence is MSDILWQPSAERIAKTRMDAFRRSISQRHHIHIDDYPALHQWSIDHREDFWQAIVDFFDVRFHDQPDAVLVEGTQMPSAQWFPGATLNFAEHLLRRRDDAIAVIAIGENGQREHLTWAELAEHVAGFQHSLIAAGVGLGDRVTACMPNTWQTLVAMLGTTSLGAIWSCSSPDFGTQGVIDRFGQIEPKVLVTCAGYHYAGKDIDQTGKINEILERLPSLQQLIVVPFAKPQAHIVDFHTPANVTLWEDFYDVGGEPDFVPVPFAHPLYILYSSGTTGVPKCIVHSTGGVLLQHVKEHGLHCDLGAGDRLFYYTTCGWMMWNWLVSALAVGSAVVLYDGSPFHPDPQRLIDLIDDECISVFGTSPKYLATLESNGVKPRESHDLSSLKTLLCTGSALSPQSYDYVYRDFKTDLCLASMSGGTDIVSCFVNSNPFQPVCRGEIQGKSLGMAVEVWNDDGKPVIGEKGELVCTRHFPAMPIGFWNDPQQEKLHTSYFSQFPGVWAQGDYAEQLPHGAMMIHGRSDAVLNPGGVRIGTAEIYRQVEKVPQVLDSVAIGQQWQGDVRVVLFVRVREGVELDEALQQQIRQVIRDNTTPRHVPAKIVAVTDIPRTISGKVVELAVRNVVHGQKVKNTDALANPEALEQFRNRPELQD, encoded by the coding sequence ATGTCCGACATCCTCTGGCAACCCAGCGCCGAGCGAATCGCCAAGACGCGCATGGACGCCTTTCGGCGTTCCATCAGTCAGCGACACCACATCCATATCGATGACTACCCCGCCCTGCACCAATGGTCCATCGATCATCGCGAAGACTTCTGGCAAGCCATCGTCGATTTCTTCGACGTCCGTTTTCACGATCAGCCGGATGCGGTGTTGGTCGAGGGCACGCAAATGCCCAGCGCCCAGTGGTTCCCCGGCGCCACCCTGAATTTTGCCGAACACCTGCTACGCCGTCGCGACGATGCCATCGCGGTGATTGCCATTGGCGAGAATGGCCAGCGCGAACACCTGACGTGGGCGGAACTCGCCGAGCACGTTGCCGGGTTCCAACACAGCCTGATCGCTGCGGGTGTCGGCCTCGGTGATCGCGTAACGGCGTGCATGCCCAACACCTGGCAAACGCTGGTGGCCATGCTCGGCACCACGAGCCTGGGGGCGATCTGGTCCTGTTCGTCGCCGGATTTTGGCACCCAGGGCGTGATCGACCGTTTCGGCCAGATCGAACCGAAAGTACTGGTCACCTGCGCCGGTTACCACTATGCCGGCAAGGACATCGACCAGACCGGCAAAATCAATGAAATCCTGGAACGCCTGCCGTCGTTGCAGCAGTTGATCGTGGTGCCTTTTGCAAAGCCGCAGGCACACATCGTGGACTTCCACACCCCGGCCAATGTCACGCTCTGGGAGGATTTCTACGACGTCGGCGGTGAACCGGATTTCGTCCCCGTACCCTTCGCTCATCCGCTGTACATCCTCTATTCCAGCGGCACCACTGGCGTGCCGAAATGCATCGTCCACAGCACCGGTGGCGTACTGCTGCAACACGTCAAGGAACACGGCTTGCATTGTGATCTGGGCGCCGGCGACCGCCTGTTCTACTACACAACTTGCGGCTGGATGATGTGGAATTGGCTGGTCTCGGCGCTGGCGGTGGGTAGCGCCGTTGTCCTGTACGACGGCTCACCCTTCCATCCGGACCCGCAACGCTTGATCGACCTGATCGACGACGAGTGCATCAGCGTCTTCGGCACCAGCCCCAAGTACCTCGCGACCCTGGAAAGCAACGGCGTCAAACCGCGCGAAAGTCACGACCTGAGCAGCCTGAAAACCCTGCTCTGCACCGGCTCCGCGCTGTCACCGCAGAGTTACGATTACGTCTATCGCGACTTCAAGACTGACCTGTGCCTGGCCTCGATGTCCGGAGGTACCGACATCGTTTCGTGCTTCGTGAACAGCAATCCGTTTCAACCGGTATGCCGTGGCGAGATTCAGGGCAAAAGCCTGGGCATGGCGGTCGAAGTCTGGAACGACGACGGCAAGCCTGTGATTGGCGAAAAAGGTGAATTGGTGTGCACCCGGCACTTTCCGGCGATGCCCATCGGTTTCTGGAATGACCCGCAGCAGGAGAAGCTTCACACCTCGTATTTCAGCCAGTTCCCGGGTGTCTGGGCCCAAGGCGATTACGCCGAACAACTGCCGCACGGCGCGATGATGATCCATGGCCGTTCGGACGCGGTGCTTAACCCTGGCGGCGTGCGCATCGGTACGGCGGAGATTTACCGCCAGGTGGAAAAAGTCCCGCAAGTGCTGGACAGCGTGGCCATTGGTCAACAATGGCAGGGAGACGTGCGGGTGGTGCTGTTTGTGCGCGTGCGTGAGGGCGTTGAACTCGATGAAGCGCTGCAACAGCAGATTCGTCAGGTCATTCGAGACAACACCACGCCCCGGCATGTGCCAGCGAAGATCGTCGCGGTGACCGATATTCCACGGACCATCAGCGGCAAGGTCGTCGAGTTGGCGGTACGCAATGTGGTGCATGGGCAAAAGGTCAAAAACACCGATGCACTGGCCAATCCCGAGGCGCTGGAACAGTTCCGAAACCGCCCCGAACTGCAGGATTGA
- a CDS encoding sigma-54-dependent Fis family transcriptional regulator, with the protein MNTTESLKDYQRVRLLAIRSLFEIIEQSSEGTVIVDRDANIVWMNERYARRFGLESAQGAIGKACESVIPGSLLREVVRTGRPILLDMQDTPKEPLVVMRLPIHDDAGVVIGAIGFALFDELRSLSPMLKRYMSMQEELASTRSLLRARQTKYNFAHFIGTSAASLEVKRRARRSASADSPVLLLGETGTGKELLAQAIHGASPRAHKAFVSINSAAIPESLLEAEFFGTAPGAFTGADRKGRAGKLQIAQGGTLFLDEIGDMPLPLQSKLLRVLQEKEFEPVGSNEVIQSDVRVIAATSTDLEAAIKRGEFRADLYYRLNVLPIHVPPLRERLDDLPALSEAILEELRSQHELNREALEVLGQHAWPGNIRELRNVLERAALLSDDLLLDADEIRAAIGTFTPVERVAPLMIEPVAHETFSQARERFDRQLIESALAQCGGKVIETAARLGLGRSTLYKKMVALGIDESL; encoded by the coding sequence ATGAACACCACCGAAAGCCTCAAGGATTACCAACGGGTCCGTCTGCTGGCGATCCGTTCGCTGTTCGAGATCATCGAGCAGTCCAGTGAAGGCACGGTGATTGTCGACCGCGATGCGAACATCGTGTGGATGAACGAGCGTTACGCCCGGCGTTTCGGTCTGGAATCGGCGCAAGGCGCCATCGGCAAGGCCTGCGAAAGCGTGATCCCCGGCAGTCTTTTGCGTGAAGTGGTGCGCACCGGGCGCCCGATTTTGTTGGACATGCAGGACACGCCGAAAGAGCCGCTGGTGGTCATGCGCCTGCCGATCCATGACGATGCCGGTGTGGTGATCGGCGCGATCGGTTTTGCCCTGTTCGACGAATTGCGCAGCCTGTCGCCGATGCTCAAGCGCTACATGAGCATGCAGGAAGAACTGGCGTCCACCCGCTCGCTGCTGCGGGCGCGGCAAACCAAATACAATTTCGCCCACTTCATCGGCACCAGCGCCGCCAGCCTGGAAGTCAAACGCCGGGCCCGGCGCAGCGCCAGTGCCGACTCGCCGGTGTTGCTGCTCGGAGAAACCGGCACCGGCAAGGAACTGCTGGCGCAGGCGATCCATGGTGCTTCGCCGCGTGCACATAAAGCCTTCGTCAGCATCAACAGCGCGGCGATTCCCGAATCGTTGCTGGAAGCGGAATTCTTCGGCACCGCCCCCGGCGCCTTCACCGGTGCCGACCGCAAGGGCCGCGCCGGAAAATTGCAGATCGCCCAGGGCGGCACCTTGTTTCTCGATGAAATCGGCGACATGCCGCTGCCGCTGCAAAGCAAATTGCTACGGGTTTTGCAGGAAAAGGAATTCGAGCCGGTCGGTTCCAACGAAGTGATCCAGAGTGATGTGCGGGTGATTGCCGCGACCTCCACGGACCTTGAGGCCGCGATCAAACGCGGCGAGTTTCGCGCGGATTTGTACTACCGCCTCAACGTGCTGCCCATCCACGTGCCGCCGCTGCGTGAACGCCTCGATGACCTGCCGGCACTCAGCGAAGCGATTCTTGAGGAACTGCGCAGTCAGCACGAACTGAACCGCGAGGCGCTGGAGGTGTTGGGCCAGCACGCATGGCCGGGGAACATTCGAGAACTGCGCAACGTCCTGGAGCGGGCGGCGTTGCTCAGTGATGATCTGCTGCTGGATGCCGACGAGATTCGTGCGGCGATTGGCACCTTCACGCCGGTGGAGCGAGTGGCACCGCTGATGATTGAGCCGGTTGCGCACGAGACGTTTAGCCAGGCTCGGGAGCGGTTTGACCGGCAGTTGATTGAGTCCGCACTCGCGCAATGCGGGGGCAAGGTGATTGAAACTGCGGCGCGGCTGGGGTTGGGTCGGTCGACGTTGTACAAGAAGATGGTGGCGCTCGGGATTGACGAGTCTCTATAA
- a CDS encoding peptidylprolyl isomerase has translation MKAQARHILVKTSEEAEQLKQRIAKGEAFDVLAKKYSTCPSGKRGGDLGEVRPGQMVGVIDAVIFKKPLRVVHGPIKSKFGYHLVQVFYRD, from the coding sequence ATGAAAGCTCAAGCCCGCCATATTCTGGTGAAAACCTCGGAAGAAGCCGAGCAGCTCAAACAACGCATCGCCAAGGGCGAAGCCTTCGATGTGCTGGCCAAAAAGTACTCCACCTGCCCGTCCGGCAAGCGCGGCGGCGACCTGGGTGAAGTTCGGCCGGGGCAGATGGTCGGGGTCATTGATGCGGTGATTTTCAAGAAACCGCTGCGGGTGGTGCATGGGCCAATCAAGAGCAAGTTCGGGTATCACCTGGTGCAGGTGTTTTACCGGGATTGA
- a CDS encoding amino acid deaminase translates to MSTAQNTAAVEKGFAQTGANLVRDVSLPALVLHREALEHNIRWMQTFVSNSGAELAPHGKTSMTPALFRRQLDAGAWGITLASATQTRAAYAHGVRRVLMANQLVGTPNMALIADLLADPTFDFHCMVDHPDNVADLGAFFASRGVRLNVMIEYGVVGGRCGCRTEDEVLALAKAINAQPALALTGIEGYEGVIHGDHAVTGIRDFAGSLVRLAVQLQDSGAFAITKPIITASGSAWYDLIAEEFEAQNAGGRFLSVLRPGSYVAHDHGIYKEAQCCVLDRRSDLHEGLRPALEVWAHVQSMPEPGFAVIALGKRDVAYDAGLPVPLLRYKAGVIPANGDDVSACKVTAVMDQHAFMTVAPGVELRVGDIISFGTSHPCLTFDKWRTGCLVDEQLNVIETMETCF, encoded by the coding sequence ATGTCTACTGCCCAAAATACTGCCGCCGTGGAAAAGGGCTTTGCCCAGACCGGCGCCAATCTGGTACGCGACGTCAGCCTGCCGGCGCTGGTGCTGCACCGCGAAGCGCTGGAGCACAACATTCGGTGGATGCAGACGTTTGTCAGCAACAGCGGTGCCGAACTCGCGCCCCACGGTAAAACCAGCATGACCCCGGCACTGTTTCGCCGCCAACTGGACGCCGGTGCCTGGGGCATCACCCTGGCGAGCGCTACGCAAACTCGCGCGGCTTACGCCCACGGTGTGCGTCGGGTGCTGATGGCCAACCAGTTGGTGGGCACGCCGAACATGGCGCTGATCGCCGATCTGCTGGCAGACCCGACCTTTGATTTCCATTGCATGGTCGATCACCCGGACAACGTCGCCGACCTCGGGGCGTTCTTTGCCTCGCGCGGTGTGCGCCTGAACGTGATGATCGAATACGGCGTGGTGGGTGGTCGTTGCGGTTGCCGCACGGAAGACGAAGTTCTCGCACTGGCCAAAGCGATCAACGCACAACCGGCGTTGGCACTGACCGGTATCGAAGGCTACGAAGGCGTGATCCATGGTGATCATGCGGTCACCGGCATTCGTGATTTCGCCGGGTCATTGGTGCGCTTGGCCGTGCAGTTGCAGGACAGTGGCGCATTTGCGATTACCAAGCCGATCATCACCGCTTCGGGATCGGCTTGGTATGACTTGATTGCCGAGGAGTTCGAAGCGCAAAACGCCGGCGGCCGTTTCCTCAGCGTGCTGCGTCCCGGCAGCTACGTGGCGCACGATCATGGCATCTACAAAGAAGCGCAGTGCTGCGTGCTCGACCGTCGCAGCGACCTGCACGAAGGCCTGCGCCCGGCACTGGAAGTCTGGGCGCACGTGCAGTCGATGCCGGAACCGGGTTTTGCGGTGATTGCCCTGGGCAAGCGCGATGTGGCCTACGACGCCGGTTTGCCGGTGCCGCTGCTGCGTTACAAGGCCGGGGTGATCCCGGCCAACGGCGATGACGTCAGCGCCTGCAAGGTGACAGCGGTGATGGATCAACACGCGTTCATGACCGTCGCGCCGGGGGTTGAATTGCGGGTGGGCGACATCATTTCGTTCGGCACCTCGCACCCGTGCCTGACGTTCGACAAGTGGCGTACCGGGTGTCTGGTGGATGAACAGCTGAATGTCATCGAAACCATGGAAACCTGTTTCTAA
- a CDS encoding sugar kinase, which translates to MHTINTLGPDAPRIALIGECMIELQHRADGSLQQSFGGDTLNTAVYLARELGERGIVDYVTALGDDSFSDAMCQHWASEDIGLGMVQRLPGRLPGLYCIQTDAAGERRFLYWRNEAAVRDCFTTPAAAPILAALPDYDVLYFSGITLAVLGVQGREKLLETLIEARQRDARIVFDNNYRPRLWTSVEEARAAYRSVLPYVDLALLTLEDEQALFHFSSGEAVFEAYEQIGTPEVVLKRGAEACLIRCDGEMFEVPAQKVERVVDTTAAGDSFSAAYLASRLKGGSPAEAAEAGHRLASRVIQVPGALIPR; encoded by the coding sequence ATGCACACCATCAACACCCTGGGGCCAGATGCCCCACGCATCGCCCTGATCGGCGAATGCATGATCGAGCTGCAACATCGCGCCGACGGCAGCCTCCAACAAAGCTTCGGCGGCGATACCCTGAACACCGCCGTCTACCTGGCCCGTGAACTGGGCGAGCGCGGTATCGTCGACTACGTCACGGCCCTGGGCGACGACAGTTTCAGCGATGCGATGTGCCAGCACTGGGCCAGCGAAGACATCGGCTTGGGCATGGTCCAGCGTTTGCCCGGTCGCTTGCCCGGTTTGTATTGCATCCAGACCGATGCCGCCGGTGAGCGCCGTTTCCTCTACTGGCGCAACGAAGCCGCCGTGCGCGATTGCTTCACCACGCCAGCGGCCGCGCCGATCCTGGCGGCGCTGCCGGATTACGATGTGCTGTATTTCAGCGGCATTACCCTGGCGGTGCTCGGTGTGCAAGGTCGGGAAAAGTTGCTGGAAACGTTGATTGAGGCCCGTCAGCGAGATGCGCGGATCGTCTTCGACAACAATTATCGGCCACGGCTGTGGACTTCAGTCGAAGAAGCTCGCGCGGCGTATCGCAGTGTTTTGCCGTATGTGGACCTGGCGTTGCTGACCCTTGAGGACGAGCAGGCGCTGTTTCATTTCTCCAGCGGCGAGGCGGTGTTCGAGGCTTACGAGCAGATCGGTACGCCGGAAGTGGTGCTCAAGCGTGGCGCCGAGGCCTGTTTGATTCGTTGCGACGGCGAGATGTTCGAGGTGCCGGCGCAGAAGGTCGAGCGCGTTGTAGACACCACGGCGGCGGGGGATTCGTTCAGTGCGGCGTATCTGGCCAGCCGACTCAAGGGCGGGAGCCCGGCCGAGGCGGCGGAGGCGGGGCATCGATTGGCAAGCCGGGTGATTCAGGTGCCGGGGGCGTTGATCCCAAGATAG
- the hbdH gene encoding 3-hydroxybutyrate dehydrogenase yields the protein MTTLTGKTALVTGSTSGIGLGIALSLAKAGANVVLNGFGDASKVIAEVQQFGGKVGHHPADVSDPAQIADMVAYADREFGGIDILVNNAGIQHVAPVEEFPVERWDSIIAINLSSVFHSTRLCLPRMRAKNWGRIINIASVHGQVGSTGKAAYVAAKHGVIGLTKVVGLETATTHVTCNAICPGWVLTPLVQKQIDDRAATGVDPQQAQHDLLAEKQPSLEFVTPPQLGELVLFLCSEAGSQVRGAAWNIDGGWLAQ from the coding sequence ATGACGACTCTTACAGGCAAAACTGCGCTGGTCACCGGTTCTACCAGCGGCATCGGCCTGGGCATCGCGCTCAGCCTGGCCAAGGCTGGCGCGAACGTGGTGCTCAATGGTTTCGGCGACGCCTCCAAGGTGATTGCCGAAGTCCAGCAGTTCGGCGGCAAGGTCGGTCATCATCCGGCCGACGTCAGCGACCCGGCGCAGATTGCCGACATGGTCGCTTATGCCGACCGTGAGTTCGGTGGCATCGACATTCTGGTCAACAACGCTGGCATCCAGCATGTGGCGCCGGTGGAAGAGTTTCCGGTGGAACGCTGGGATTCGATTATCGCGATCAACCTGTCGTCGGTGTTTCACAGCACCCGCCTGTGCCTGCCGCGCATGCGGGCCAAGAATTGGGGGCGGATCATCAACATCGCCTCGGTGCATGGCCAGGTCGGGTCGACGGGCAAGGCTGCCTACGTCGCCGCCAAGCATGGAGTGATCGGCTTGACCAAAGTGGTCGGCCTGGAAACCGCGACGACCCACGTCACCTGTAACGCGATTTGCCCGGGATGGGTGCTGACGCCTCTGGTGCAGAAGCAGATTGATGACCGCGCCGCGACCGGGGTTGATCCGCAACAGGCGCAGCATGATTTACTGGCCGAGAAGCAGCCGTCGCTGGAGTTCGTGACGCCGCCGCAACTGGGTGAACTGGTGCTGTTTTTGTGCAGCGAAGCCGGCAGCCAGGTACGTGGCGCGGCGTGGAATATTGATGGCGGGTGGTTGGCGCAGTAA